In Deltaproteobacteria bacterium, the DNA window GCGGGAAGAGGATCACCCAAGTCGGCATTGTACTCAAAGATGAGCAGAAAGCCGCCAAGCGCTACTGGCAACTTTTGGGGATCGGGCCCTGGAGGATTGCGCCGATCGCTAAAAAGACCGATGCCTTCTTGGACGAAAAACCTGTGCCCCCGGAAGGAATGCCTGGGCTCCATAATGATGCCGCTTTTGCCTACTTAGGGGACATCCAGTTTGAATTGCTCAAGCCTGCATCGGGTCCGAGCTGCCACCGTAAGTTCTTAGACAAGTATGGAAATGGTATCCAACATCTGAGTTTCGGTAGGCAGGCCGACTACGATGAGGTCATCGCAGCTTTGAAGAAGGCAGGTATTAATAGCGAATATTCAGCTACGCTGGGCGGCGTATCCGTGGTTAATTATCTGGCTATGCAGGAGCAAATGGGCGGATTCCAGCTCGAAATCACCAAAAACAAATGAAAAAATAAAGCCGGGAGCCGAGGCAGTCCCCCAGTTCCCCCGCAGGCAGAGGAGTGGGGTTTTTTTATGTCTGAACCTTCTCCATTTAAAAATACTCTTATAAAAAAAGGAGGAGGATATTATGAAAAAGGAAAATAGAAAGGCAGATGTGAAGTCTGAATCTGACCCCGCCCTCAAAGAGATTACCAAACTCCTTGCAGAAAATCCGAACCTCAAAATATATGTCGTGGGGCATACGGATAATGTTGGAGGGTTAGATTATAATATGAAGCTTTCTCAGGCGTGGGCTGATTAATCCCCCGCCCCTCTCCCGCGAGGGGAGAGGGAGTTTCCGGATGGAATCTAAATAGGCTTAAATCCTATGGGGTAGGTCCATTGGCACCTGTGACCTCCAATAAAACAGAAGAAGGGCGGGCGAAGAATCGTCGTGTGGAATGGATTGAACAATAATCAGAATATACCTTGGAAGAGGTTCAACCCTAATTTTAAAGGAGGATCGATATGAGAAAATTGAGTTTTGCTGTTTCCGTTCTATTGGTTTTGTTTTTTGTCCAATTATCTTACGCCCAGCTTGGAAAGGACAAAGGCCCCAAATTTTATGCTGACTTTAAGCCAGTGGTAGGGGGGTGGTCAGAGTACCAAATGACGACAAAGGGTGAGGCACCTACAAAGATGAAAATTGCCATTGTTGGGAAAGAGGGAGACGCATACTGGTATGAAACGGTCATAGAAACAAAGCGGGAAGGACGGGTTATAACTAAGATGCTTGTCTCTGGATCTCCGGATGACTCGAATAATATTAAGAGAATGATTTTCAAGGGCGGTAATGAACCGGCTATGGAGATGCCCGTGCAGATGATGCAGGCTAAGGCTACTAAAGGGCAGGAACAAAAAGGAAAGATTACGGATAAGGGGACAGAATCGATTAAGGTTCCTGCGGGAACATTTAAGAGCCAACATATACAATACCAAGATGGACAAACAGTGGTCGATACTTGGGTTTATAAAGATATTGCTCCTTATGGGATGGTAAAATCCGTTTCGCAAGACCTTGAGATGGTGCTTGTTGGATATGGGACTGGAGCAAAGACCCTGATTACGGAAACACCACAGAAGTTTGAGATGCCTCAGATCCCGCAGAGGCCATCAAAAAGAAAATAATAACTGGGTTAGGGAGTTAAATAACGAAGGCAGGATTAGAGAAGGCTCTGCTTTTTTTGATGTCTATCCATCATCCTCAGGCTAAATCGGCGGGAAATGACTTTCCTTAAACCTGCAGCTTTGATTCCGCAACGGACTTTTCTAAAAAGGGTTCAAGTCCGGACTTCTCCTATGGAAGATTCGAGGCCTTCTGATGATTGGCGAGGCTCCTTTGCGGCTGACCCAAGACAAGGAGGGGAGAAGAAAAACAAACAATGAATTCATGAAAAACTAAGGGATTGGGCAAGGGGCAAAAAACAGAGAAAAAATTCAGAGTCCCCCATTTCCTTACATTTAGGAAAGGGGGCCGAGGGGATTTTCCCCTTTAATTTACTGCCCCAGAAAGGAGTAGATATGGCCCGCCTACCATACATTGAAGAACAGGACCATCCCGAGCTATCAGGACTCATCGCGCAGATCCGCGCCGAGCGCGGTGGGCAGCTACCAGATCCATACAAGATGTTGTTGTATAGCCCGCCTATTGCAGCGGGCTGGCTCCAGCTTTTGACGGCAATTCGCCAGCAATGTCAACTATGTGGCAAACTACGTGAGTTGGCAATCCTTAGGGTGGGTATCCTTAATAGGGCCAGTTACGAATATCAGGCCCATATTCCCTTTGCTTTAAAGGAAGGTCTCAGCCAGGATCAGATTGAATCCCTATCGAATTGGCGCGAATCAAGTTTGTTCGACAGCCGCGAGCGGGCGGTGCTTGCTTATGCGGACAATATGACAAAGGAAATCCATGTGCCGGAAGAAATCTTTTGCGCTCTCCGCGAGCACTTCAATGATCAACAACTTGTAGAACTCACTGCCACAATCGCGGCATATAACCTCGTTTCCCGCTTTCTCGAAGCGCTCCAAATTTATCCTAAATAATGAGTGAATAACTAAAAAATTAAAAAAAATATCGTTTGAGCAGATGCGCAGAACTTGTTTCATGAAAATTTCTTGGCGGATGATAAATGCGCCAAGCATTTCTGAAGAAAAAATGAAAAAAGGGACGCCCTGTGAAAAGAGGGACGATCGTTTTTTATGCGGCCTCAGAGTAATATTTATTGAAGCAATTCGAGGGTAGTAAGGGGGTAAGATTTATTGACATTAAGAGGTAAAAAAGATATTTTTATCTATGCCTTGCAGAATAGAAAGAAAGGGGGATTTCGATGAATGCCGAGAAGAAATTGAAAGATCTACGGATTTCGTTACCCGAAGCGCCCAAGCCGGTGGCTAATTATGTGCCTGCTGTTAGAACTGGGAAGCTTCTTTTTGTCTCGGGACACGGACCTTACAACGATGGCAAGACCATTCTCTCCGGAAAACTCGGAAAAGAGTTAACTATCGAAGAGGGATACAAAACAGCCCGCAACGTGGCTCTGAATTGTTTGGCTTCGGTCAAAGCTACCTTAGGTGATCTGGATAAAGTCAAACGCGTGGTCAAGCTCTTAGGAATGGTCAATTGCATAGAAGATTTTAAAGACCAACCCAAGGTGATCAACGGAGCTTCGGATTTGCTGGTCGAGGTCTTCGGAGAAGCGGGGAAGCATGCCCGCTCGGCCGTTGGCATGCAATCTCTCCCCAATGGAATCCCGGTGGAGATCGAGATGATTTTGGAAGTGGAGTAACGGATTTTTTTGGACGCAGATTCACCCCGTTAAATAGTAGCTGACAGGGTAAACGCAGATTTTCAGGATATAATAAACCCAAAAAATGCCTGAATTTGTATAGACCTGGTAAGCGCAGGCTTTAGCCTGCGAATAAGCAATCTGAAAAGTGAATTCCATGCTCTTATAAAAAGCGCAATATAAAGATTGTAGCTCCAAAGCACTGTTTTTGGGGTTATATATAAAAGATATTTTTCCGCGTTTATCTGCGCCAATCTGCGTCCTAATGAAATGGGGATGAAAACGGAGGAAAGATGGCTAAGTACAAAGTGATCGCCAGGGCCAAAGACAGCAAATGTTCCCACGTGAAAGAAGGAGATCAGATCGTCATAGAAGGGACGATGGTCAACCTCAGAGAAACCACCAGCCTCTGCGCCGTGGCCCTGGGGGCCATCCAGTATTCATTATATATGATGGGGAAGGCCAAGGACCCGAAAGATTTCGGACGAGAGGATGTT includes these proteins:
- a CDS encoding OmpA family protein, whose amino-acid sequence is MKKENRKADVKSESDPALKEITKLLAENPNLKIYVVGHTDNVGGLDYNMKLSQAWAD
- a CDS encoding carboxymuconolactone decarboxylase family protein, translating into MARLPYIEEQDHPELSGLIAQIRAERGGQLPDPYKMLLYSPPIAAGWLQLLTAIRQQCQLCGKLRELAILRVGILNRASYEYQAHIPFALKEGLSQDQIESLSNWRESSLFDSRERAVLAYADNMTKEIHVPEEIFCALREHFNDQQLVELTATIAAYNLVSRFLEALQIYPK
- a CDS encoding RidA family protein; this encodes MNAEKKLKDLRISLPEAPKPVANYVPAVRTGKLLFVSGHGPYNDGKTILSGKLGKELTIEEGYKTARNVALNCLASVKATLGDLDKVKRVVKLLGMVNCIEDFKDQPKVINGASDLLVEVFGEAGKHARSAVGMQSLPNGIPVEIEMILEVE
- a CDS encoding TIGR04076 family protein; this encodes MAKYKVIARAKDSKCSHVKEGDQIVIEGTMVNLRETTSLCAVALGAIQYSLYMMGKAKDPKDFGREDVYTLQCPDPETRVIFEISREVLEN